A genome region from Hymenobacter tibetensis includes the following:
- a CDS encoding NifU family protein, whose translation MTHSAAVEDHPLLSRIELALDSIRPYLAADGGNVRVLEITDNMVLRLELLGACGTCPMSPMTLKAGVEESVKKAVPEIRSVEAINITPMSEQPAGQTGHPVSPAPVPTPQF comes from the coding sequence ATGACGCATTCCGCTGCCGTAGAAGACCATCCGCTCCTTTCTCGCATCGAGCTGGCACTGGACAGCATCCGCCCGTATCTGGCTGCTGATGGTGGCAATGTGCGCGTATTGGAGATAACCGACAACATGGTGTTGCGCCTGGAATTGCTCGGCGCCTGCGGTACCTGCCCTATGTCGCCGATGACGCTAAAAGCCGGTGTGGAAGAATCGGTGAAAAAGGCCGTGCCTGAAATCCGGTCTGTAGAGGCCATCAATATCACCCCGATGTCGGAGCAGCCCGCAGGCCAGACCGGCCACCCCGTTTCGCCAGCCCCGGTACCCACCCCGCAGTTCTAA
- the cobC gene encoding alpha-ribazole phosphatase family protein: MDFYLIRHTRVATPAGICYGCSDVPVAATYPEDEAAVRTRLAPIVNNNPVVAYSSPLTRCRSLAEALVPGSIHFDDRLREYDFGRWELQPWSELPAAELDPWMADYVQVPAPGGESFLDLQARTTAFLLDMLAQPDAPQTALVFCHSAVIRSLLCHCLGLPLANAFRLDIDYGSISKVRYSQGRFNVAYTNA, translated from the coding sequence CCACGCCTGCTGGTATCTGTTACGGCTGCTCCGATGTACCCGTCGCTGCAACGTATCCGGAAGATGAAGCCGCCGTGCGTACCCGGTTGGCGCCCATAGTGAACAATAATCCAGTAGTCGCCTATAGTAGTCCGCTTACGCGCTGCCGTAGTTTGGCCGAAGCCCTAGTACCCGGCTCCATCCACTTCGACGACCGCCTCCGGGAATACGACTTTGGCCGCTGGGAACTGCAGCCGTGGAGCGAATTGCCCGCCGCCGAGCTAGACCCCTGGATGGCCGACTACGTGCAAGTTCCTGCCCCTGGTGGCGAAAGTTTCCTCGACCTCCAAGCGCGTACCACCGCCTTCCTCCTGGATATGTTGGCGCAGCCCGACGCCCCCCAGACAGCATTGGTGTTCTGCCACTCGGCCGTTATCCGGAGCCTGCTTTGCCATTGCCTAGGGTTGCCGCTAGCCAATGCCTTCCGGCTAGACATCGACTATGGCTCCATTTCCAAAGTGCGCTACAGCCAAGGACGGTTCAACGTAGCTTATACTAACGCGTAG
- the dnaG gene encoding DNA primase, whose translation MARIPKELVDQIIHHADIVEVVGDFVSLKRKGQNMWACCPFHHEKSPSFSVAPAKGLYKCFGCGKAGGVVQFIMDIEGTSYVEALKYLAKKYGIEVQEEEKTPEQQLAQNEKDSQFIVSNWAKDRYHQLLQKNEEGQSIGGSYLRQRGLNQTTIATFELGYSLDQWDDLLKAATAAGFEQKYLEKTGLVVRREDDNGQDTGRRYDRFRGRVMFPIHNISGRVIGFGARTLKPNDKTAKYLNSPESEIYHKSDVLYGLYHARQAIRTEELCYLVEGYLDVLSLHQGGIKNVVASSGTSLTDGQIRLIKRYTDNVTVLYDGDAAGIRASLRGIDMLLEGGLNVRVVLFPDGDDPDSYIRKVGDQKFKEHLEQASHDFIQFKTDLVSREAAQDPVKKAEAIREVLQSIAKVPDPIKRQVFLQQTSQTFGIDEQVLITEYNKIARQTAKSPASLPGLDVQKPRSGSAPATGQTPPAARPAPRPMSPEEEAEALMYGASPDDLMGGGGDLQTLTREEIEPIPNVQEQCEREVVRLLLLYAAQPLAPEVSVAQYLFGQIDDTPFKTGIYGDLLHLCREELTQGRWPEIRTLIQHSRSDIRALIAELATERYELSPNWTTHQIHVPRELDLLQIACDNAILRLNKVNVESSLAEHMEALRHPMDEATLDEHLQTIRVLKQMDNELAKLLGTVLSRGG comes from the coding sequence ATGGCCCGGATTCCCAAAGAACTAGTTGATCAAATTATTCACCACGCCGACATTGTAGAGGTGGTGGGCGACTTCGTGAGCTTGAAGCGCAAAGGCCAGAATATGTGGGCCTGCTGCCCGTTTCACCACGAAAAGTCGCCGAGCTTCTCGGTGGCGCCGGCCAAGGGGCTGTATAAGTGCTTCGGCTGCGGCAAGGCGGGCGGGGTGGTGCAGTTCATCATGGACATCGAGGGCACCAGCTACGTGGAGGCCCTGAAGTACCTGGCCAAAAAGTACGGCATCGAGGTTCAGGAAGAAGAAAAAACGCCCGAGCAGCAGCTGGCCCAAAACGAAAAGGACTCGCAGTTCATCGTGTCCAACTGGGCCAAGGACCGCTACCACCAGCTGCTGCAAAAGAACGAGGAAGGCCAGAGCATCGGGGGGAGCTACCTGCGCCAGCGCGGCCTCAACCAAACCACCATTGCCACCTTCGAGCTAGGCTACTCCCTGGATCAGTGGGACGACCTGCTGAAAGCAGCCACCGCCGCGGGCTTCGAGCAAAAGTACCTGGAGAAAACCGGCTTGGTGGTGCGCCGCGAAGACGACAACGGCCAGGATACCGGCCGCCGCTACGACCGGTTCCGCGGCCGGGTGATGTTCCCGATTCATAACATTTCGGGCCGCGTGATTGGGTTTGGGGCGCGCACGCTCAAGCCCAATGACAAGACGGCCAAATACCTGAACTCGCCGGAGTCGGAAATCTACCACAAGTCCGATGTGCTGTATGGGCTGTACCACGCCCGGCAGGCCATCCGGACCGAGGAACTGTGCTACTTGGTAGAAGGCTACCTCGACGTGCTGAGCTTGCACCAGGGCGGCATCAAGAACGTGGTAGCCTCGTCGGGTACCTCGCTCACCGATGGCCAAATCCGCCTGATCAAGCGCTATACCGACAACGTAACCGTGCTCTACGACGGCGACGCGGCCGGTATTCGGGCCTCGTTGCGCGGGATTGACATGCTGCTGGAAGGCGGCCTGAACGTGCGCGTGGTGCTGTTCCCCGACGGCGACGACCCCGACAGCTACATCCGCAAAGTCGGCGACCAGAAGTTCAAGGAGCACCTCGAGCAAGCCAGCCACGACTTCATCCAGTTCAAAACCGACTTGGTATCCCGCGAAGCGGCCCAGGACCCGGTGAAGAAGGCCGAAGCCATCCGGGAGGTTCTGCAAAGCATTGCCAAAGTGCCCGACCCCATCAAGCGGCAGGTATTTTTGCAGCAGACTTCGCAAACGTTCGGCATCGACGAGCAGGTGCTCATCACCGAGTACAATAAGATTGCCCGGCAAACCGCCAAGTCGCCGGCCAGCCTGCCCGGCTTGGATGTGCAGAAGCCCCGGTCAGGCAGTGCCCCGGCCACCGGCCAAACGCCGCCCGCCGCCCGCCCGGCTCCGCGGCCCATGAGCCCCGAGGAAGAAGCCGAAGCCCTGATGTACGGCGCCTCCCCCGACGACCTAATGGGCGGCGGTGGCGACCTACAGACTCTCACCCGGGAGGAAATCGAGCCGATACCCAATGTGCAGGAGCAGTGCGAGCGGGAAGTGGTGCGGTTGCTCTTGCTCTACGCCGCGCAGCCGTTGGCCCCGGAAGTGAGTGTAGCCCAGTACCTGTTCGGTCAGATCGACGATACACCGTTCAAAACGGGCATCTATGGCGACTTGCTGCACCTGTGCCGTGAGGAACTGACCCAAGGCCGTTGGCCGGAAATCCGCACCCTCATCCAGCACAGCCGCTCCGACATTCGGGCGTTGATAGCCGAACTGGCCACCGAGCGGTACGAGCTCAGCCCCAACTGGACCACCCACCAGATTCACGTGCCTCGTGAGCTGGATCTGCTGCAAATTGCCTGCGACAACGCCATTCTGCGCCTCAACAAAGTGAACGTGGAAAGCTCTCTGGCAGAGCATATGGAGGCATTGCGGCATCCTATGGACGAGGCCACGCTGGATGAACACCTGCAAACCATTCGGGTGCTTAAGCAAATGGACAATGAGCTAGCCAAACTGCTCGGGACCGTGCTTTCTCGTGGCGGGTAG
- the fahA gene encoding fumarylacetoacetase: MANLNDPALRSWIDIPPTSDFPIQNLPFGVFETDERGPHLGVAIGEYVLDLYAVAQFGFFSDLDLGPKMPKVFRRRTLNQFIALGRPAWRAVRQRVSELLRHDNDALSSSLEVMRECLVRQSEARMLRPIKPQNYTDFYSSIEHATNVGTMFRDPANALLPNWRHIPIGYHGRASSIVVSGTDIRRPNGQRKAPDADAPTFGPSQQLDFELEMAFVVGRSTQLGETVALAEAEDHIFGLLLFNDWSARDIQSWEYVPLGPFLGKSFGSSVSPWVVTLDALEPFRVAGPVQEPEPLPYLVQSNPHNFDIKLEVAIQPESAEETVVSRSNFGLMYWSMAQQLTHQSSNGCNLEVGDVYASGTISGATPDSLGSMLELAWKGTRPVPLTDGSERKFLLDGDTVTMRGYCEKDGIRIGFGEVTGTVLPANTSSL, from the coding sequence ATGGCCAACCTGAACGACCCGGCGCTCCGCTCCTGGATTGATATTCCGCCCACCAGCGACTTTCCCATCCAGAACCTGCCATTTGGGGTGTTTGAAACCGATGAGAGGGGCCCGCACCTGGGCGTGGCCATCGGCGAGTACGTGCTGGACTTGTACGCCGTGGCGCAGTTCGGCTTCTTCTCCGACCTCGATTTGGGCCCGAAGATGCCCAAGGTGTTTCGGCGCCGGACGCTCAACCAGTTCATTGCCCTGGGCCGGCCGGCGTGGCGGGCCGTGCGCCAGCGCGTATCAGAGTTGCTGCGCCACGACAACGACGCCCTATCCAGCAGCCTGGAAGTGATGCGCGAGTGTTTGGTGCGGCAGAGCGAGGCCCGCATGCTGCGCCCCATCAAGCCCCAGAACTACACCGATTTTTATAGCAGCATCGAGCATGCCACTAACGTGGGCACAATGTTTCGCGACCCAGCTAACGCCCTGCTGCCTAACTGGCGCCACATACCTATCGGCTACCATGGCCGGGCCAGTAGCATTGTGGTGTCGGGCACGGATATCCGTCGGCCCAATGGGCAACGCAAAGCTCCGGATGCAGATGCGCCTACCTTCGGCCCCTCGCAGCAGCTGGATTTCGAGCTAGAAATGGCATTTGTGGTGGGCCGCAGCACCCAACTCGGCGAAACGGTGGCTTTGGCCGAGGCGGAAGACCATATTTTCGGGCTGCTGCTGTTCAACGATTGGAGCGCGCGCGACATTCAAAGCTGGGAATACGTACCGCTGGGGCCGTTTCTGGGCAAGAGCTTCGGCAGCAGCGTGTCGCCGTGGGTGGTGACGCTGGATGCGCTGGAGCCGTTCCGCGTGGCCGGCCCGGTGCAGGAACCCGAGCCGCTGCCGTATCTGGTCCAGTCGAACCCCCATAACTTCGATATCAAGCTGGAAGTAGCTATTCAGCCCGAAAGCGCCGAGGAAACTGTGGTGTCGCGCTCCAACTTCGGGCTGATGTATTGGAGTATGGCTCAGCAGCTCACTCACCAAAGCAGCAACGGCTGCAACCTGGAAGTGGGCGACGTGTACGCCTCGGGCACTATTAGCGGTGCCACCCCCGATTCGCTTGGCTCGATGCTGGAACTGGCCTGGAAAGGTACCCGCCCTGTCCCGCTGACCGATGGCTCGGAGCGCAAGTTCCTGCTCGATGGCGACACCGTGACCATGCGCGGCTACTGCGAAAAGGACGGTATCCGCATCGGATTTGGGGAAGTGACGGGCACCGTTTTACCGGCTAACACCTCTTCCTTGTAG
- a CDS encoding sensor histidine kinase, giving the protein MATLSFGSVRHGLPAPYARIALHAGLWVLYANYEHFLYSGWRETPLVTWSFALTTTLAAVAGYYFFSEVVLPRFVLRQRWLLSVLSLVAIYYGWALLSYGLFLLLESNNLISRTLNDYIYRILGKGVWMGVFSWYGVSIGIFDFAVNVMPPILVRFVQFLLTSGNRSLQLERENLNLEVNFLKAQVNPHFLFNTLNNIYTMVVKQDERAPDMVQHLSDLMHYTVYESDAPRVPLPQELGFLGAYLELERLRYGQKVTIAYQKSGPFEQYSITPLLFFPFVENAFKHGIDSSLDASWVRITLLVQDGQLHFEVNNSFAPTAPKRDVGGVGIANVRKRLALHYPTTDYQLTVQQTDEQYQVHLTLRLYPLGTAPPLARNANRPVAHPSGVLPIR; this is encoded by the coding sequence ATGGCCACACTCTCCTTCGGTTCGGTCCGCCACGGCTTGCCCGCTCCCTACGCCCGCATAGCGCTGCACGCAGGTTTATGGGTGCTGTATGCGAACTACGAGCACTTTCTGTACAGTGGCTGGCGCGAAACGCCCCTTGTTACGTGGAGCTTCGCCCTTACGACCACACTGGCAGCTGTGGCCGGCTACTACTTCTTTTCCGAGGTGGTGCTGCCGCGCTTTGTCTTGCGCCAGCGTTGGCTACTGTCGGTTCTGAGTTTGGTGGCCATCTACTACGGTTGGGCACTGCTCTCCTACGGTCTGTTTCTGCTCCTTGAAAGCAACAACCTGATTTCTCGAACTCTAAACGACTATATCTACCGCATCCTTGGCAAGGGCGTGTGGATGGGAGTTTTCTCGTGGTACGGCGTCAGTATCGGCATCTTTGACTTTGCTGTCAATGTAATGCCCCCCATTTTGGTACGGTTCGTTCAGTTTCTGCTAACCAGCGGCAACCGCAGCCTGCAATTAGAGCGCGAAAACCTGAACCTGGAAGTGAATTTCCTGAAAGCCCAGGTGAACCCGCACTTCCTCTTCAACACCCTCAACAACATTTACACCATGGTGGTGAAGCAGGACGAGCGCGCCCCCGACATGGTGCAGCACCTCTCCGACCTGATGCATTACACGGTGTATGAGTCGGATGCGCCGCGGGTGCCGCTCCCCCAGGAACTTGGGTTCCTGGGGGCGTATCTGGAGTTGGAGCGACTGCGCTACGGCCAGAAAGTAACCATTGCCTACCAGAAATCTGGTCCATTCGAGCAGTACAGCATCACGCCGCTGCTGTTCTTTCCGTTCGTGGAAAACGCTTTCAAGCACGGTATTGATAGCAGTTTGGATGCCTCTTGGGTACGTATCACGCTGCTTGTGCAGGACGGACAGTTGCACTTTGAAGTTAATAACAGCTTTGCCCCCACTGCGCCCAAGCGCGATGTGGGGGGCGTGGGCATTGCCAACGTGCGCAAGCGCCTGGCCCTGCACTACCCCACCACCGACTACCAACTCACCGTGCAACAAACCGACGAGCAGTACCAAGTGCACCTAACATTGCGCCTGTATCCGCTCGGCACTGCCCCGCCGCTTGCCCGAAACGCCAACCGCCCTGTTGCCCACCCCAGTGGTGTCCTGCCAATTCGCTAA
- a CDS encoding outer membrane beta-barrel protein, with product MIRLLPQACPATTNTRCGQLLLTLVALLLACTGAFAQTTMTGQVLDQQTQQPVGFVNVVLKAAGTESKVVQTALADEAGRFTLKAVGPGNYQLNVIMLGFTTHVQALELTGAAKLELGSIALQASSQALQEVTVTGKRQLIEQKPDRVTMNVEGSILAAGNDAYTILAAAPSVQLIEGRLTFRGKGNVLILLNGKRLPGANLETVLASIPGDQIERIELISNPSAKYDADASGGVIEIYTKRSKELGWTATVGGNFRQGYRTGGGLNGGVRVSTPKLDLAASGSFVGRGGFEKSAGHRTLFEGQSPTASLSQRSDLNKSIQDGSFSGSLNYHVSPNTTVGVDVDLLNSSLDAKGVAESFLAEPAGNTFSTVQEKVLLSDAFHNYTLFYKHKLDSLGSNLLLNSNYATYTNGQRQTFDQRVEGVESTATSTFRNNIPATYHIYTGAADYTKVWNLNTRLEAGLKYTDTRNKSRQQIENLTDDLWVPQATNPFSVLGYQEQVAASYLSVNHTVGTVTLQGGLRAERTRYRVVTGIDSTYFNLFPNLRADYKVNGDYTTSWAYAKNIRRPAYESLIPFERFQDTYTSSKGNATLRPEYAHTFSWNNLYKGYGLQLAYTQTTGAISRVYLYDQVNLRFVSTTQNFRQRHLATATFTAPLTVAKWWTMSNSASIFHQKISLPSPLDNTTLYTKSKTYVNVSSDNTFTLGNGWSARVYGLYNSPSFSGLFDYAEYSYVSVGVKKQLWNERASLNLSVTDLFYQTNFVVSSTVVPVVSTERLRNDTRQVRLAFTYNFGKKDLKSKRVQTNGNADEKGRLGM from the coding sequence ATGATTCGCCTGCTACCCCAAGCCTGCCCCGCTACCACCAACACTCGCTGCGGCCAGCTACTGCTTACGCTCGTGGCTCTGTTGCTGGCTTGTACTGGGGCCTTCGCCCAAACCACCATGACGGGCCAGGTGCTCGACCAGCAAACGCAGCAGCCGGTGGGCTTCGTGAATGTGGTGCTGAAGGCGGCAGGTACGGAAAGCAAGGTGGTGCAAACGGCGTTGGCCGACGAAGCAGGCCGCTTCACTCTGAAAGCAGTGGGACCGGGCAATTATCAGCTAAACGTCATCATGCTCGGTTTCACTACCCACGTGCAGGCCCTAGAACTAACCGGCGCCGCCAAGCTGGAATTGGGAAGCATTGCTTTGCAGGCGAGCAGCCAAGCCCTCCAGGAAGTAACCGTGACGGGCAAGCGGCAACTCATCGAGCAGAAGCCAGACCGCGTAACTATGAACGTGGAAGGCAGCATTTTGGCCGCCGGCAATGATGCCTATACTATCCTGGCGGCCGCGCCGTCGGTGCAGCTGATTGAGGGGCGCCTCACGTTCCGGGGCAAAGGCAACGTGCTTATCCTGCTCAACGGCAAGCGCCTGCCTGGTGCCAACCTGGAAACCGTGCTGGCTAGCATCCCCGGCGACCAAATCGAGCGGATCGAACTAATCAGCAACCCATCGGCTAAGTATGACGCCGACGCCTCGGGTGGCGTGATTGAGATTTACACCAAGCGCAGCAAGGAGCTTGGCTGGACCGCCACGGTGGGCGGCAACTTCCGCCAGGGCTACCGCACCGGGGGTGGCCTCAACGGCGGCGTGCGGGTAAGCACCCCCAAGCTAGACCTGGCCGCCAGTGGCAGCTTTGTTGGCCGCGGCGGGTTCGAGAAATCTGCCGGCCACCGGACGCTTTTTGAAGGCCAGTCTCCCACGGCCAGCCTGAGCCAGCGCAGCGACCTGAACAAGTCCATCCAAGACGGTAGCTTCAGCGGCAGCCTGAACTATCATGTGAGCCCGAACACCACGGTTGGGGTTGATGTTGACTTGCTGAATTCCAGCCTGGATGCCAAAGGAGTGGCCGAATCTTTCTTGGCTGAGCCCGCCGGCAATACGTTCAGCACCGTGCAGGAAAAGGTGCTGCTCAGCGACGCTTTCCATAACTACACGCTCTTCTACAAGCACAAGCTGGATAGCCTCGGGTCGAATTTGCTGCTCAACAGCAACTACGCTACCTACACCAACGGCCAGCGTCAAACCTTCGACCAGCGCGTGGAAGGCGTGGAAAGCACGGCCACCAGCACCTTCCGCAACAACATTCCGGCCACCTACCACATCTACACCGGAGCCGCCGACTACACGAAAGTCTGGAACCTAAATACCAGGTTGGAAGCTGGCCTGAAGTACACCGACACCCGCAACAAGAGCCGCCAGCAAATCGAAAACCTGACCGATGACCTCTGGGTGCCACAGGCAACGAATCCTTTCTCTGTCCTCGGGTACCAGGAGCAAGTGGCAGCCAGCTACCTCAGTGTCAACCACACGGTGGGCACCGTTACGCTGCAAGGTGGTCTGCGCGCCGAGCGCACCCGCTACCGCGTGGTAACGGGCATTGATTCCACCTACTTCAACCTGTTCCCGAACCTGCGCGCCGACTACAAAGTCAACGGTGACTACACCACTTCGTGGGCCTACGCCAAGAACATCCGGCGGCCCGCTTACGAGAGCCTGATTCCTTTCGAGCGTTTCCAAGATACCTATACCAGCAGCAAAGGCAACGCCACCCTGCGCCCCGAGTACGCCCACACTTTCTCCTGGAACAACCTCTACAAAGGCTACGGCTTGCAACTGGCCTATACCCAAACCACCGGCGCCATTTCCCGCGTCTACCTCTACGACCAAGTGAACCTGCGCTTCGTGAGCACCACGCAAAACTTCCGCCAGCGCCACTTGGCTACTGCCACCTTCACCGCTCCACTTACTGTTGCCAAGTGGTGGACTATGAGCAATAGTGCCAGCATTTTCCACCAGAAAATCAGCTTGCCCAGCCCGCTCGATAACACCACTCTGTACACCAAAAGCAAAACGTACGTCAATGTCAGCTCCGACAACACGTTCACGTTGGGCAACGGCTGGTCGGCGCGGGTGTATGGGCTGTACAACTCGCCTTCTTTCAGTGGGTTGTTTGATTACGCCGAGTATTCCTACGTGTCGGTAGGGGTGAAGAAGCAGCTATGGAACGAGCGGGCCTCGCTGAATCTGTCGGTAACCGACTTGTTCTACCAAACCAATTTCGTGGTGTCGTCCACGGTTGTGCCGGTGGTAAGCACCGAGCGGCTCCGCAACGACACCCGCCAGGTTCGCTTGGCCTTCACCTACAACTTCGGCAAGAAGGATCTGAAGAGCAAGCGAGTGCAAACCAACGGCAACGCCGATGAGAAAGGCCGGCTGGGTATGTAA
- a CDS encoding sensor histidine kinase: MPESNALPATSWYRLSTHTTTLLLQVLLWVLLTGFYFAWNSRPNYHFDGPIWPLALLQVSFAILLFNSLVYLIIPRWLLRGRTWLALAGGIALVFVFRLWMYAGAWLAESYLPLSADLRNELHSAYGSNLWRQLTTLPGFLNTFIDMLATTLFPLVVSFVTYALVIDRRRLALERDHMQLELSYLKTQINPQFLFNTLGSLHTMTRTRDDRAGDLVLHLADLMRYTLYETDTEHVPLSRELEFLDDYLALERLRSPDTTSITHAVHGTATTQQVVPLLLHPFLERLFAGLAAAPADSIQISSTVHIEPAAVALTLSRTTTTAPSHPYRTDAAVVAALRRLTLYYPNQHTVQLTEEGGQVDVHLRIRL; encoded by the coding sequence ATGCCCGAATCGAATGCCCTTCCGGCTACTAGTTGGTACCGCCTGAGCACCCACACGACCACCCTACTGCTGCAAGTACTGCTGTGGGTGCTGCTGACGGGGTTCTACTTCGCCTGGAATAGCCGTCCAAACTACCATTTCGATGGGCCCATCTGGCCGTTGGCACTCCTACAGGTGAGCTTCGCCATCCTGCTGTTCAACTCGCTGGTTTACTTAATTATTCCGCGCTGGCTGCTACGAGGGCGCACGTGGCTGGCACTGGCCGGTGGTATTGCCCTGGTATTCGTGTTTCGGCTTTGGATGTACGCGGGGGCGTGGCTGGCCGAAAGCTATTTGCCGCTAAGCGCCGATTTGCGCAACGAGCTTCACAGTGCTTACGGCTCTAATCTGTGGAGGCAGCTCACAACTCTGCCTGGCTTCTTGAATACCTTTATTGATATGCTGGCCACCACTCTTTTTCCGCTCGTTGTCAGCTTTGTGACGTACGCGCTGGTAATTGACCGGCGGCGGTTGGCCTTGGAGCGCGACCATATGCAGTTGGAGCTCAGCTACCTCAAAACCCAAATCAACCCGCAGTTTCTCTTCAATACCCTCGGTAGCCTACACACCATGACCCGCACCCGCGACGACCGCGCCGGCGACCTAGTGCTGCACCTAGCCGACCTCATGCGCTACACCCTCTACGAAACCGACACCGAACACGTGCCGCTGAGCCGGGAGTTGGAGTTTCTGGATGACTACTTGGCCCTGGAACGCCTGCGCAGCCCCGACACCACCAGCATAACCCACGCCGTGCATGGCACGGCCACCACCCAGCAAGTGGTACCGCTGCTGCTGCATCCGTTTCTGGAACGCCTTTTCGCGGGCCTCGCCGCCGCACCGGCGGATTCCATACAGATCAGCAGCACCGTGCACATAGAACCAGCTGCTGTAGCACTAACCCTTTCCCGTACAACCACTACCGCACCCTCTCACCCCTACCGCACCGATGCTGCGGTGGTAGCTGCACTGCGGCGTTTAACGCTTTACTACCCCAACCAGCACACCGTGCAACTGACCGAGGAAGGCGGGCAGGTAGACGTGCACCTTCGCATCCGCCTCTAG
- a CDS encoding Mrp/NBP35 family ATP-binding protein, translating into MAITQEDVLKALSYVEEPDLGKDLVTLNMIEDVQIDGRTVSFTVILTTPACPLKELIHNACVRAIHTMVDKDADVQIKMTSRVTTMRQNRDILPGVRNIIAIASGKGGVGKSTVTANLAIALAKTGAKVGLVDADISGPSMPLMFGVMDARPHVYQTPEGKNLIEPVVAHGVKIMSIGFLAPAESAIVWRGPMASSALKQFITEVDWGELDYLLLDMPPGTSDIHLTMVQTVPVTGSLIVTTPQKVALADAEKGLQMFKLPQINVPVLGIVENMAWFTPAELPDNKYFIFGEGGGIALAEKHQVPLLGQIPLVQSIRENGDQGTPAILQAGTPAAEVFGQLAEELARQVSIRNAVAPKTNIVEMNS; encoded by the coding sequence ATGGCTATTACCCAAGAAGACGTCTTAAAGGCCCTTAGCTACGTGGAGGAGCCCGATTTGGGCAAAGACCTGGTTACGCTCAACATGATTGAAGACGTCCAGATCGACGGCCGCACGGTGTCGTTCACGGTTATCCTCACTACGCCTGCCTGTCCGCTTAAAGAACTGATTCACAACGCCTGCGTCCGCGCCATCCATACCATGGTGGACAAAGACGCCGACGTGCAAATCAAGATGACCTCGCGCGTGACCACCATGCGCCAGAACCGCGACATTCTGCCCGGCGTGCGCAACATCATTGCCATTGCTTCGGGCAAAGGCGGCGTGGGCAAAAGCACCGTCACGGCCAACCTGGCCATTGCGCTGGCCAAAACAGGCGCCAAAGTGGGCCTCGTAGACGCCGATATTTCCGGCCCCAGCATGCCGCTGATGTTCGGCGTAATGGATGCCCGCCCGCACGTTTACCAGACGCCTGAAGGCAAGAACCTAATTGAGCCAGTGGTAGCGCACGGCGTCAAAATCATGAGCATTGGGTTCTTAGCCCCTGCCGAAAGCGCCATTGTGTGGCGTGGCCCGATGGCCTCCTCGGCCCTCAAGCAGTTCATCACAGAAGTGGATTGGGGCGAGCTAGACTACCTGCTCCTCGACATGCCCCCCGGAACCTCCGACATTCACCTGACCATGGTGCAAACCGTGCCCGTTACCGGCTCGCTTATTGTCACTACGCCGCAGAAAGTGGCCTTGGCTGATGCTGAGAAGGGGTTGCAAATGTTCAAGCTACCGCAAATCAACGTGCCGGTGCTGGGCATTGTGGAAAACATGGCCTGGTTTACCCCGGCTGAGTTGCCCGACAACAAATACTTCATCTTCGGCGAAGGTGGCGGCATCGCGCTAGCCGAGAAACACCAGGTGCCGCTGCTGGGCCAGATTCCACTGGTACAGAGCATCCGCGAAAACGGCGACCAGGGTACCCCCGCCATCCTGCAAGCGGGTACTCCTGCCGCCGAAGTGTTCGGTCAGTTGGCCGAGGAGCTAGCTCGGCAGGTATCTATCCGCAATGCCGTGGCCCCCAAAACGAATATCGTTGAAATGAACTCGTAG
- a CDS encoding LytR/AlgR family response regulator transcription factor translates to MINCLIIDDEPFARELLEGYLAKIPSLTLLASCEHVFEALEVLQQQKVDLVFSDINMPQVNGIEFIRSLHNPPYVIFVTAYPNYALEGFELDALDYIVKPVSFPRFLKAVNKALAILNNRPAAPVPPAPEFLFVKEGNSLQRVLFDEIYYIEGMKDYIKIILKNRVIVTYLRMNRIEDQLPPARFTRIQKSYIVKMDAIKAISGNEAELYDLPEKLPIGKQHKEALLARFGL, encoded by the coding sequence ATGATCAACTGCCTGATTATCGACGACGAGCCATTTGCCCGCGAACTGTTGGAAGGCTACCTCGCCAAGATACCGTCGCTAACGCTACTGGCGAGCTGCGAGCATGTGTTTGAGGCGCTAGAGGTGTTGCAGCAGCAGAAAGTAGACTTGGTGTTTTCGGATATCAATATGCCGCAGGTCAACGGTATCGAGTTTATCCGCTCTCTGCACAATCCGCCCTACGTAATATTCGTGACGGCCTACCCGAACTATGCCCTGGAGGGCTTTGAGCTCGATGCTCTAGACTACATCGTGAAGCCGGTGTCGTTTCCGCGCTTCCTGAAGGCAGTGAACAAGGCGCTGGCCATCCTCAACAACCGGCCAGCCGCCCCAGTCCCACCCGCCCCGGAATTCCTGTTTGTGAAGGAAGGCAACTCGTTGCAGCGGGTGCTGTTCGATGAAATCTACTACATCGAAGGCATGAAGGACTACATCAAAATCATCCTCAAAAACCGCGTCATCGTCACGTATCTGCGCATGAACCGCATCGAGGACCAGCTCCCCCCCGCCCGGTTTACGCGCATTCAGAAGTCGTACATCGTGAAGATGGACGCCATCAAAGCCATCAGCGGCAACGAAGCCGAACTCTACGACCTCCCCGAGAAACTGCCCATTGGCAAGCAACACAAGGAAGCTCTGCTAGCCCGCTTCGGCCTGTAA